In Betta splendens chromosome 19, fBetSpl5.4, whole genome shotgun sequence, the following proteins share a genomic window:
- the arhgap17a gene encoding rho GTPase-activating protein 17a isoform X4, translated as MKKQFNRMKQLANQTVGRAEKTEVLSDDLLQIERRMELVRVVSHNTHKRMVLCLQGHVGADAEKRHSVPRLYTGNGQKKLPLTALSQAMVEGGNQLGEDSLIGKMMEVCGDAENRLASELMQHELQIEKDVLDPLSQLAEVDIPNILKQRKQLAKLVLDYDSARARWLQATKSIISGTNTQALTAKADLLKEEMDEAMNKVELCKDQLAADMYSFFSKEGDYARYFVMLLEAQADFHRKSLTVLESVLPTIQAQQDSWTEKPAFGTGLDEHLKRSGREIALPLEACVMMLLETGMKEEGLFRIAAGASKLKKLKAALDCSTSQLEEFYSDPHAVAGALKSYLRELPEPLMTHQFYDEWIQASSVSDPDKRLQALWVVCDQLPKNNKTNLRYLVKFLAKLAQDSEVNKMTPSNIAIVLGPNLLWAKTEGSLAEMAAATSVHVVAIVEPIIQHADWFFPEDVEFNVSGMFSMPTPASNQNNHVDYDCGTIERKRPGSMIGPENDSMRKDNSPNKHSDHTLRRGSNTLGRKQHTSPAFQPPLPPVEAPVQGQWAGQVPQHSAEAQPQAPTGGSGCEAAQNSMAQSLAALAAAQQLLALHTEELSNPKLRDSTPAPTSLLQRNGSGGGQAAGQLGTGTPGAGSMGPSPHMLRRGTKKQAPAPPKPTNPPPSQPSNSVSTNSSSSSQSFSPTPRPLSNHSPTSPTLQPTPRRHSNNQPPIQAPSHPPPEPPTQTSPPTQHASPSQPAGDQHSMDASPPGTPSPPDSPPPSVAMQDAVAPPSPSPYQSGSLPRQRPVPKPRNRPSIPPPPQPTTLTNDTNGICATAYKMMG; from the exons ATGAAGAAGCAGTTCAATCGGATGAAACAGCTCGCCAATCAAACCGTTGGCAG agcagagaaaacagaagtCCTCAGTGATGACCTCTTGCAG ATTGAACGGCGCATGGAGCTGGTGCGTGTGGTGTCCCACAACACGCACAAGAGGATGGTGCTGTGTCTACAGGGACACGTTGGTGCTGATGCAGAGAAGAGACAT TCTGTACCACGCCTCTATACAGGAAATGGtcag AAAAAGCTTCCTTTGACTGCACTATCCCAGGCAATGGTGGAAGGTGGAAACCAATTAGGTGAAGACTCTTTGATAGG GAAAATGATGGAAGTGTGCGGCGATGCAGAAAATCGTCTGGCTTCAGAATTGATGCAGCATGAGCTGCAAATAGAGAAAGACGTCTTGGATCCGCTCAGCCAGCTGGCAGAG GTAGACATCCCTAACATCCTGAAGCAGAGGAAACAGCTGGCCAAATTAGTACTGGACTATGATTCTGCCAGAGCAAG GTGGTTGCAGGCAACCAAGTCAATAATCTCAGGAACAAACACTCAAGCATTAACAGCCAAGGCTGATCTACTCAAGGAGGAAATGGATGAGGCAATGAACAAAGTGGAGCTTTGCAAG GACCAACTAGCTGCAGATATGTACAGTTTTTTCTCAAAGGAAGGCGACTATGCCCGCTACTTTGTAATG CTCTTAGAAGCTCAAGCTGATTTCCACAGAAAGTCTCTCACTGTTCTGGAGAGTGTTTTGCCAACCATCCAGGCTCAGCAAG ACTCTTGGACGGAGAAACCTGCATTTGGCACTGGGTTGGATGAACACCTGAAAAGAAGTGGAAGGGAGATTGCGCTGCCCTTAGAGGCCTGCGTCATGATGCTTCTAGAAACTGGCATGAAGGAAGAG ggtCTATTCAGAATCGCAGCAGGGGCGTCCAAGTTAAAGAAGCTTAAGGCAGCACTGGATTGTTCCACATCACAGCTGGAGGAGTTCTACTCTGACCCACACGCTGTCGCTG GGGCTCTGAAGTCCTACCTGCGGGAACTTCCTGAACCTCTAATGACCCACCAGTTTTATGATGAATGGATCCAGGCATCAAG TGTGTCAGATCCAGACAAGAGGCTCCAGGCGCTGTGGGTCGTGTGTGATCAGCTAccaaagaacaacaaaacaaatctaAG GTATCTGGTGAAGTTTTTAGCCAAACTGGCTCAGGACAGTGAGGTGAACAAAATGACTCCTAGTAACATTGCCATTGTCCTGGGACCCAATCTGCTCTGGGCCAAGACTGAGGG GAGTCTTGCTGAGATGGCTGCTGCTACCTCTGTTCACGTAGTGGCCATCGTGGAACCCATTATTCAACATGCTGATTGGTTCTTTCCTGAGG ATGTGGAGTTCAATGTGTCTGGAATGTTTTCGATGCCCACACCCGCATCCAACCAGAATAATCATGTGGATTATGACTGTGGTACCATTGAAAGGAAAAGGCCTGGCAGTATGATTGGACCAGAAAATGATTCAATGCGCAAAGACAA CTCCCCTAACAAGCACTCGGACCACACCCTACGTAGAGGCAGTAACACCTTAGGTAGAAAGCAGCACACTTCACCTGCCTTCCAACCTCCATTACCCCCTGTGGAGGCTCCAGTGCAGGGGCAATGGGCTGGGCAGGTCCCTCAGCACTCAGCTGAAGCCCAGCCTCAAGCTCCAACAGGGGGCTCAGGGTGTGAGGCTGCCCAGAATAGCATGGCACAGAGTCTAGCTGCTCTTGCAGCTGCTCAGCAACTTTTAGCTCTGCACACAGAAGAGCTCAG CAATCCAAAGCTGCGTGACTCCACCCCTGCCCCAACTTCTCTGCTGCAAAGGaatggttctggaggaggccagGCTGCTGGACAGCTAGGTACCGGGACCCCTGGGGCTGGATCCATGGGGCCTAGCCCACATATGCTGCGCAGAG GTACCAAGAAGCAGGCTCCTGCCCCTCCCAAACCAACAAACCCTCCTCCCAGCCAGCCCTCTAACTCTGTGAGCACcaactcctcctcttcatcccagTCCTTCAGCCCCACGCCTAGACCCCTGTCCAACCACTCGCCCACATCTCCCACCCTACAGCCCACACCCAGACGGCACTCCAATAACCAGCCCCCGATCCAGGCACCCAGCCATCCACCCCCAGAGCCTCCAACCCAGACCAGCCCTCCAACACAGCATGCGTCACCCAGCCAGCCTGCTGGGGACCAGCATAGCATGGATGCGTCACCTCCAGGCACACCGAGTCCTCCAGATAGCCCTCCACCCTCTGTTGCCATGCAGGATGCGGTTGCTCCACCGTCCCCATCTCCCTACCAGTCAGGCTCACTTCCCCGGCAGAGGCCTGTCCCCAAGCCCCGAAACAGACCAAGCATCCCACCACCTCCCCAACCAACCACACTGACCAATGACACCAATGGGATCTGTGCCACTGCTTACAAGATGATGG GATAA
- the arhgap17a gene encoding rho GTPase-activating protein 17a isoform X2, which produces MKKQFNRMKQLANQTVGRAEKTEVLSDDLLQIERRMELVRVVSHNTHKRMVLCLQGHVGADAEKRHKKLPLTALSQAMVEGGNQLGEDSLIGKMMEVCGDAENRLASELMQHELQIEKDVLDPLSQLAEVDIPNILKQRKQLAKLVLDYDSARARWLQATKSIISGTNTQALTAKADLLKEEMDEAMNKVELCKDQLAADMYSFFSKEGDYARYFVMLLEAQADFHRKSLTVLESVLPTIQAQQDSWTEKPAFGTGLDEHLKRSGREIALPLEACVMMLLETGMKEEGLFRIAAGASKLKKLKAALDCSTSQLEEFYSDPHAVAGALKSYLRELPEPLMTHQFYDEWIQASSVSDPDKRLQALWVVCDQLPKNNKTNLRYLVKFLAKLAQDSEVNKMTPSNIAIVLGPNLLWAKTEGSLAEMAAATSVHVVAIVEPIIQHADWFFPEDVEFNVSGMFSMPTPASNQNNHVDYDCGTIERKRPGSMIGPENDSMRKDNSPNKHSDHTLRRGSNTLGRKQHTSPAFQPPLPPVEAPVQGQWAGQVPQHSAEAQPQAPTGGSGCEAAQNSMAQSLAALAAAQQLLALHTEELSNPKLRDSTPAPTSLLQRNGSGGGQAAGQLGTGTPGAGSMGPSPHMLRRGTKKQAPAPPKPTNPPPSQPSNSVSTNSSSSSQSFSPTPRPLSNHSPTSPTLQPTPRRHSNNQPPIQAPSHPPPEPPTQTSPPTQHASPSQPAGDQHSMDASPPGTPSPPDSPPPSVAMQDAVAPPSPSPYQSGSLPRQRPVPKPRNRPSIPPPPQPTTLTNDTNGICATAYKMMDPAMSFKGLSRALVPEPTVDQPETTPSSFSSPMTPKDCDLDTESTVL; this is translated from the exons ATGAAGAAGCAGTTCAATCGGATGAAACAGCTCGCCAATCAAACCGTTGGCAG agcagagaaaacagaagtCCTCAGTGATGACCTCTTGCAG ATTGAACGGCGCATGGAGCTGGTGCGTGTGGTGTCCCACAACACGCACAAGAGGATGGTGCTGTGTCTACAGGGACACGTTGGTGCTGATGCAGAGAAGAGACAT AAAAAGCTTCCTTTGACTGCACTATCCCAGGCAATGGTGGAAGGTGGAAACCAATTAGGTGAAGACTCTTTGATAGG GAAAATGATGGAAGTGTGCGGCGATGCAGAAAATCGTCTGGCTTCAGAATTGATGCAGCATGAGCTGCAAATAGAGAAAGACGTCTTGGATCCGCTCAGCCAGCTGGCAGAG GTAGACATCCCTAACATCCTGAAGCAGAGGAAACAGCTGGCCAAATTAGTACTGGACTATGATTCTGCCAGAGCAAG GTGGTTGCAGGCAACCAAGTCAATAATCTCAGGAACAAACACTCAAGCATTAACAGCCAAGGCTGATCTACTCAAGGAGGAAATGGATGAGGCAATGAACAAAGTGGAGCTTTGCAAG GACCAACTAGCTGCAGATATGTACAGTTTTTTCTCAAAGGAAGGCGACTATGCCCGCTACTTTGTAATG CTCTTAGAAGCTCAAGCTGATTTCCACAGAAAGTCTCTCACTGTTCTGGAGAGTGTTTTGCCAACCATCCAGGCTCAGCAAG ACTCTTGGACGGAGAAACCTGCATTTGGCACTGGGTTGGATGAACACCTGAAAAGAAGTGGAAGGGAGATTGCGCTGCCCTTAGAGGCCTGCGTCATGATGCTTCTAGAAACTGGCATGAAGGAAGAG ggtCTATTCAGAATCGCAGCAGGGGCGTCCAAGTTAAAGAAGCTTAAGGCAGCACTGGATTGTTCCACATCACAGCTGGAGGAGTTCTACTCTGACCCACACGCTGTCGCTG GGGCTCTGAAGTCCTACCTGCGGGAACTTCCTGAACCTCTAATGACCCACCAGTTTTATGATGAATGGATCCAGGCATCAAG TGTGTCAGATCCAGACAAGAGGCTCCAGGCGCTGTGGGTCGTGTGTGATCAGCTAccaaagaacaacaaaacaaatctaAG GTATCTGGTGAAGTTTTTAGCCAAACTGGCTCAGGACAGTGAGGTGAACAAAATGACTCCTAGTAACATTGCCATTGTCCTGGGACCCAATCTGCTCTGGGCCAAGACTGAGGG GAGTCTTGCTGAGATGGCTGCTGCTACCTCTGTTCACGTAGTGGCCATCGTGGAACCCATTATTCAACATGCTGATTGGTTCTTTCCTGAGG ATGTGGAGTTCAATGTGTCTGGAATGTTTTCGATGCCCACACCCGCATCCAACCAGAATAATCATGTGGATTATGACTGTGGTACCATTGAAAGGAAAAGGCCTGGCAGTATGATTGGACCAGAAAATGATTCAATGCGCAAAGACAA CTCCCCTAACAAGCACTCGGACCACACCCTACGTAGAGGCAGTAACACCTTAGGTAGAAAGCAGCACACTTCACCTGCCTTCCAACCTCCATTACCCCCTGTGGAGGCTCCAGTGCAGGGGCAATGGGCTGGGCAGGTCCCTCAGCACTCAGCTGAAGCCCAGCCTCAAGCTCCAACAGGGGGCTCAGGGTGTGAGGCTGCCCAGAATAGCATGGCACAGAGTCTAGCTGCTCTTGCAGCTGCTCAGCAACTTTTAGCTCTGCACACAGAAGAGCTCAG CAATCCAAAGCTGCGTGACTCCACCCCTGCCCCAACTTCTCTGCTGCAAAGGaatggttctggaggaggccagGCTGCTGGACAGCTAGGTACCGGGACCCCTGGGGCTGGATCCATGGGGCCTAGCCCACATATGCTGCGCAGAG GTACCAAGAAGCAGGCTCCTGCCCCTCCCAAACCAACAAACCCTCCTCCCAGCCAGCCCTCTAACTCTGTGAGCACcaactcctcctcttcatcccagTCCTTCAGCCCCACGCCTAGACCCCTGTCCAACCACTCGCCCACATCTCCCACCCTACAGCCCACACCCAGACGGCACTCCAATAACCAGCCCCCGATCCAGGCACCCAGCCATCCACCCCCAGAGCCTCCAACCCAGACCAGCCCTCCAACACAGCATGCGTCACCCAGCCAGCCTGCTGGGGACCAGCATAGCATGGATGCGTCACCTCCAGGCACACCGAGTCCTCCAGATAGCCCTCCACCCTCTGTTGCCATGCAGGATGCGGTTGCTCCACCGTCCCCATCTCCCTACCAGTCAGGCTCACTTCCCCGGCAGAGGCCTGTCCCCAAGCCCCGAAACAGACCAAGCATCCCACCACCTCCCCAACCAACCACACTGACCAATGACACCAATGGGATCTGTGCCACTGCTTACAAGATGATGG ACCCAGCGATGTCTTTCAAAGGGCTGAGTCGAGCTTTGGTCCCTGAGCCCACTGTAGACCAGCCAGAAACAACCCCCTCTTCATTCTCATCCCCCATGACTCCTAAAGACTGTGACCTGGACACTGAGAGCACTGTCCTATAA
- the arhgap17a gene encoding rho GTPase-activating protein 17a isoform X5, whose translation MKKQFNRMKQLANQTVGRAEKTEVLSDDLLQIERRMELVRVVSHNTHKRMVLCLQGHVGADAEKRHSVPRLYTGNGQKKLPLTALSQAMVEGGNQLGEDSLIGKMMEVCGDAENRLASELMQHELQIEKDVLDPLSQLAEVDIPNILKQRKQLAKLVLDYDSARARWLQATKSIISGTNTQALTAKADLLKEEMDEAMNKVELCKDQLAADMYSFFSKEGDYARYFVMLLEAQADFHRKSLTVLESVLPTIQAQQDSWTEKPAFGTGLDEHLKRSGREIALPLEACVMMLLETGMKEEGLFRIAAGASKLKKLKAALDCSTSQLEEFYSDPHAVAGALKSYLRELPEPLMTHQFYDEWIQASSVSDPDKRLQALWVVCDQLPKNNKTNLRYLVKFLAKLAQDSEVNKMTPSNIAIVLGPNLLWAKTEGSLAEMAAATSVHVVAIVEPIIQHADWFFPEDVEFNVSGMFSMPTPASNQNNHVDYDCGTIERKRPGSMIGPENDSMRKDNNPKLRDSTPAPTSLLQRNGSGGGQAAGQLGTGTPGAGSMGPSPHMLRRGTKKQAPAPPKPTNPPPSQPSNSVSTNSSSSSQSFSPTPRPLSNHSPTSPTLQPTPRRHSNNQPPIQAPSHPPPEPPTQTSPPTQHASPSQPAGDQHSMDASPPGTPSPPDSPPPSVAMQDAVAPPSPSPYQSGSLPRQRPVPKPRNRPSIPPPPQPTTLTNDTNGICATAYKMMDPAMSFKGLSRALVPEPTVDQPETTPSSFSSPMTPKDCDLDTESTVL comes from the exons ATGAAGAAGCAGTTCAATCGGATGAAACAGCTCGCCAATCAAACCGTTGGCAG agcagagaaaacagaagtCCTCAGTGATGACCTCTTGCAG ATTGAACGGCGCATGGAGCTGGTGCGTGTGGTGTCCCACAACACGCACAAGAGGATGGTGCTGTGTCTACAGGGACACGTTGGTGCTGATGCAGAGAAGAGACAT TCTGTACCACGCCTCTATACAGGAAATGGtcag AAAAAGCTTCCTTTGACTGCACTATCCCAGGCAATGGTGGAAGGTGGAAACCAATTAGGTGAAGACTCTTTGATAGG GAAAATGATGGAAGTGTGCGGCGATGCAGAAAATCGTCTGGCTTCAGAATTGATGCAGCATGAGCTGCAAATAGAGAAAGACGTCTTGGATCCGCTCAGCCAGCTGGCAGAG GTAGACATCCCTAACATCCTGAAGCAGAGGAAACAGCTGGCCAAATTAGTACTGGACTATGATTCTGCCAGAGCAAG GTGGTTGCAGGCAACCAAGTCAATAATCTCAGGAACAAACACTCAAGCATTAACAGCCAAGGCTGATCTACTCAAGGAGGAAATGGATGAGGCAATGAACAAAGTGGAGCTTTGCAAG GACCAACTAGCTGCAGATATGTACAGTTTTTTCTCAAAGGAAGGCGACTATGCCCGCTACTTTGTAATG CTCTTAGAAGCTCAAGCTGATTTCCACAGAAAGTCTCTCACTGTTCTGGAGAGTGTTTTGCCAACCATCCAGGCTCAGCAAG ACTCTTGGACGGAGAAACCTGCATTTGGCACTGGGTTGGATGAACACCTGAAAAGAAGTGGAAGGGAGATTGCGCTGCCCTTAGAGGCCTGCGTCATGATGCTTCTAGAAACTGGCATGAAGGAAGAG ggtCTATTCAGAATCGCAGCAGGGGCGTCCAAGTTAAAGAAGCTTAAGGCAGCACTGGATTGTTCCACATCACAGCTGGAGGAGTTCTACTCTGACCCACACGCTGTCGCTG GGGCTCTGAAGTCCTACCTGCGGGAACTTCCTGAACCTCTAATGACCCACCAGTTTTATGATGAATGGATCCAGGCATCAAG TGTGTCAGATCCAGACAAGAGGCTCCAGGCGCTGTGGGTCGTGTGTGATCAGCTAccaaagaacaacaaaacaaatctaAG GTATCTGGTGAAGTTTTTAGCCAAACTGGCTCAGGACAGTGAGGTGAACAAAATGACTCCTAGTAACATTGCCATTGTCCTGGGACCCAATCTGCTCTGGGCCAAGACTGAGGG GAGTCTTGCTGAGATGGCTGCTGCTACCTCTGTTCACGTAGTGGCCATCGTGGAACCCATTATTCAACATGCTGATTGGTTCTTTCCTGAGG ATGTGGAGTTCAATGTGTCTGGAATGTTTTCGATGCCCACACCCGCATCCAACCAGAATAATCATGTGGATTATGACTGTGGTACCATTGAAAGGAAAAGGCCTGGCAGTATGATTGGACCAGAAAATGATTCAATGCGCAAAGACAA CAATCCAAAGCTGCGTGACTCCACCCCTGCCCCAACTTCTCTGCTGCAAAGGaatggttctggaggaggccagGCTGCTGGACAGCTAGGTACCGGGACCCCTGGGGCTGGATCCATGGGGCCTAGCCCACATATGCTGCGCAGAG GTACCAAGAAGCAGGCTCCTGCCCCTCCCAAACCAACAAACCCTCCTCCCAGCCAGCCCTCTAACTCTGTGAGCACcaactcctcctcttcatcccagTCCTTCAGCCCCACGCCTAGACCCCTGTCCAACCACTCGCCCACATCTCCCACCCTACAGCCCACACCCAGACGGCACTCCAATAACCAGCCCCCGATCCAGGCACCCAGCCATCCACCCCCAGAGCCTCCAACCCAGACCAGCCCTCCAACACAGCATGCGTCACCCAGCCAGCCTGCTGGGGACCAGCATAGCATGGATGCGTCACCTCCAGGCACACCGAGTCCTCCAGATAGCCCTCCACCCTCTGTTGCCATGCAGGATGCGGTTGCTCCACCGTCCCCATCTCCCTACCAGTCAGGCTCACTTCCCCGGCAGAGGCCTGTCCCCAAGCCCCGAAACAGACCAAGCATCCCACCACCTCCCCAACCAACCACACTGACCAATGACACCAATGGGATCTGTGCCACTGCTTACAAGATGATGG ACCCAGCGATGTCTTTCAAAGGGCTGAGTCGAGCTTTGGTCCCTGAGCCCACTGTAGACCAGCCAGAAACAACCCCCTCTTCATTCTCATCCCCCATGACTCCTAAAGACTGTGACCTGGACACTGAGAGCACTGTCCTATAA
- the arhgap17a gene encoding rho GTPase-activating protein 17a isoform X1 produces the protein MKKQFNRMKQLANQTVGRAEKTEVLSDDLLQIERRMELVRVVSHNTHKRMVLCLQGHVGADAEKRHSVPRLYTGNGQKKLPLTALSQAMVEGGNQLGEDSLIGKMMEVCGDAENRLASELMQHELQIEKDVLDPLSQLAEVDIPNILKQRKQLAKLVLDYDSARARWLQATKSIISGTNTQALTAKADLLKEEMDEAMNKVELCKDQLAADMYSFFSKEGDYARYFVMLLEAQADFHRKSLTVLESVLPTIQAQQDSWTEKPAFGTGLDEHLKRSGREIALPLEACVMMLLETGMKEEGLFRIAAGASKLKKLKAALDCSTSQLEEFYSDPHAVAGALKSYLRELPEPLMTHQFYDEWIQASSVSDPDKRLQALWVVCDQLPKNNKTNLRYLVKFLAKLAQDSEVNKMTPSNIAIVLGPNLLWAKTEGSLAEMAAATSVHVVAIVEPIIQHADWFFPEDVEFNVSGMFSMPTPASNQNNHVDYDCGTIERKRPGSMIGPENDSMRKDNSPNKHSDHTLRRGSNTLGRKQHTSPAFQPPLPPVEAPVQGQWAGQVPQHSAEAQPQAPTGGSGCEAAQNSMAQSLAALAAAQQLLALHTEELSNPKLRDSTPAPTSLLQRNGSGGGQAAGQLGTGTPGAGSMGPSPHMLRRGTKKQAPAPPKPTNPPPSQPSNSVSTNSSSSSQSFSPTPRPLSNHSPTSPTLQPTPRRHSNNQPPIQAPSHPPPEPPTQTSPPTQHASPSQPAGDQHSMDASPPGTPSPPDSPPPSVAMQDAVAPPSPSPYQSGSLPRQRPVPKPRNRPSIPPPPQPTTLTNDTNGICATAYKMMDPAMSFKGLSRALVPEPTVDQPETTPSSFSSPMTPKDCDLDTESTVL, from the exons ATGAAGAAGCAGTTCAATCGGATGAAACAGCTCGCCAATCAAACCGTTGGCAG agcagagaaaacagaagtCCTCAGTGATGACCTCTTGCAG ATTGAACGGCGCATGGAGCTGGTGCGTGTGGTGTCCCACAACACGCACAAGAGGATGGTGCTGTGTCTACAGGGACACGTTGGTGCTGATGCAGAGAAGAGACAT TCTGTACCACGCCTCTATACAGGAAATGGtcag AAAAAGCTTCCTTTGACTGCACTATCCCAGGCAATGGTGGAAGGTGGAAACCAATTAGGTGAAGACTCTTTGATAGG GAAAATGATGGAAGTGTGCGGCGATGCAGAAAATCGTCTGGCTTCAGAATTGATGCAGCATGAGCTGCAAATAGAGAAAGACGTCTTGGATCCGCTCAGCCAGCTGGCAGAG GTAGACATCCCTAACATCCTGAAGCAGAGGAAACAGCTGGCCAAATTAGTACTGGACTATGATTCTGCCAGAGCAAG GTGGTTGCAGGCAACCAAGTCAATAATCTCAGGAACAAACACTCAAGCATTAACAGCCAAGGCTGATCTACTCAAGGAGGAAATGGATGAGGCAATGAACAAAGTGGAGCTTTGCAAG GACCAACTAGCTGCAGATATGTACAGTTTTTTCTCAAAGGAAGGCGACTATGCCCGCTACTTTGTAATG CTCTTAGAAGCTCAAGCTGATTTCCACAGAAAGTCTCTCACTGTTCTGGAGAGTGTTTTGCCAACCATCCAGGCTCAGCAAG ACTCTTGGACGGAGAAACCTGCATTTGGCACTGGGTTGGATGAACACCTGAAAAGAAGTGGAAGGGAGATTGCGCTGCCCTTAGAGGCCTGCGTCATGATGCTTCTAGAAACTGGCATGAAGGAAGAG ggtCTATTCAGAATCGCAGCAGGGGCGTCCAAGTTAAAGAAGCTTAAGGCAGCACTGGATTGTTCCACATCACAGCTGGAGGAGTTCTACTCTGACCCACACGCTGTCGCTG GGGCTCTGAAGTCCTACCTGCGGGAACTTCCTGAACCTCTAATGACCCACCAGTTTTATGATGAATGGATCCAGGCATCAAG TGTGTCAGATCCAGACAAGAGGCTCCAGGCGCTGTGGGTCGTGTGTGATCAGCTAccaaagaacaacaaaacaaatctaAG GTATCTGGTGAAGTTTTTAGCCAAACTGGCTCAGGACAGTGAGGTGAACAAAATGACTCCTAGTAACATTGCCATTGTCCTGGGACCCAATCTGCTCTGGGCCAAGACTGAGGG GAGTCTTGCTGAGATGGCTGCTGCTACCTCTGTTCACGTAGTGGCCATCGTGGAACCCATTATTCAACATGCTGATTGGTTCTTTCCTGAGG ATGTGGAGTTCAATGTGTCTGGAATGTTTTCGATGCCCACACCCGCATCCAACCAGAATAATCATGTGGATTATGACTGTGGTACCATTGAAAGGAAAAGGCCTGGCAGTATGATTGGACCAGAAAATGATTCAATGCGCAAAGACAA CTCCCCTAACAAGCACTCGGACCACACCCTACGTAGAGGCAGTAACACCTTAGGTAGAAAGCAGCACACTTCACCTGCCTTCCAACCTCCATTACCCCCTGTGGAGGCTCCAGTGCAGGGGCAATGGGCTGGGCAGGTCCCTCAGCACTCAGCTGAAGCCCAGCCTCAAGCTCCAACAGGGGGCTCAGGGTGTGAGGCTGCCCAGAATAGCATGGCACAGAGTCTAGCTGCTCTTGCAGCTGCTCAGCAACTTTTAGCTCTGCACACAGAAGAGCTCAG CAATCCAAAGCTGCGTGACTCCACCCCTGCCCCAACTTCTCTGCTGCAAAGGaatggttctggaggaggccagGCTGCTGGACAGCTAGGTACCGGGACCCCTGGGGCTGGATCCATGGGGCCTAGCCCACATATGCTGCGCAGAG GTACCAAGAAGCAGGCTCCTGCCCCTCCCAAACCAACAAACCCTCCTCCCAGCCAGCCCTCTAACTCTGTGAGCACcaactcctcctcttcatcccagTCCTTCAGCCCCACGCCTAGACCCCTGTCCAACCACTCGCCCACATCTCCCACCCTACAGCCCACACCCAGACGGCACTCCAATAACCAGCCCCCGATCCAGGCACCCAGCCATCCACCCCCAGAGCCTCCAACCCAGACCAGCCCTCCAACACAGCATGCGTCACCCAGCCAGCCTGCTGGGGACCAGCATAGCATGGATGCGTCACCTCCAGGCACACCGAGTCCTCCAGATAGCCCTCCACCCTCTGTTGCCATGCAGGATGCGGTTGCTCCACCGTCCCCATCTCCCTACCAGTCAGGCTCACTTCCCCGGCAGAGGCCTGTCCCCAAGCCCCGAAACAGACCAAGCATCCCACCACCTCCCCAACCAACCACACTGACCAATGACACCAATGGGATCTGTGCCACTGCTTACAAGATGATGG ACCCAGCGATGTCTTTCAAAGGGCTGAGTCGAGCTTTGGTCCCTGAGCCCACTGTAGACCAGCCAGAAACAACCCCCTCTTCATTCTCATCCCCCATGACTCCTAAAGACTGTGACCTGGACACTGAGAGCACTGTCCTATAA